Below is a genomic region from Castanea sativa cultivar Marrone di Chiusa Pesio chromosome 2, ASM4071231v1.
TATCGTATGCCTTACTCATATCAAGCTTGAGAGCCATATGAGTTGTGTTACCCCACCGTTTGGTCTTCATGTAATGTAAAGTTTCAAAGGAGATGAGAATATTATCTGTGATAAGTTTGTTAGACACAAACGCACTCTGACAATCAGAGATAATCGTCCCTAATATCTTCTTCAGTCTGTTAGCCAAGACCTTCgaaacaatcttgaaaattacaTTACAAAGACTAATAGGCCGAAAATGAGACATAGATTCAGCATTTTTCTTCTTAGGGATAAGAGTAATATGAGTGAGGTTAATACTACTTAACATACTCCCTGAATTGAGACAATCCATAACGCCTCTCCAGTAACATCAACCTACAATATGCCAATAATGCCGAAAAAGTGGATTCATACCATCTGGGAGTGCTTTCGTGGGATGCATCTGAAAGAGAGCTGTCTTTACTTCATCATCAGAGAATTCTTCAAGTAAATCACTGTTCATTTCTGGAGTAACCACCCGATCCATATGTTGGATAACTTGTTGAAAGGAGCTGGAAGAAACAGATGTAAAAATACCCTGAAAATATTGAATTGCCAATGCTTCCAAATCTGCCTGCTGTGAAACCCAATTGCCATTAGAATCTTTAAGCTTTGAGATCTcattccttcttcttctatgAGAGGCTACTGcatgaaaaaattttgtattgcgATCACCAGACTGTAGCCATGCCACCTTAGAACGTTGATGCCAATAAGCCTCTTCCTGACAAATCAATTCATTAAGCTCAGCTCTAGTTGCATTCCTCAGTTGAATTCTATGAGAGTCTGCTGGGATTAAGTGGCAGTCCGATTCTAGGCTAGAAAGAAGTTTCCTTTTTGCAGCGATAGATTTGAAAAGACCTCTAACATTCCTTCCTCCCCATTGAAGTAGAGCCACCCGAACAGCCttgattttttgtgaaagaCGATACATTGGAGTACCCCACTGAGGAATATCCCAACTTGATCGAATTACTGCTTCACATTCTGCATTTCTAGTCCATAAAGCCTCAAAACGAAAGAAACTATGCTTGGGACCCCTTGGAATTACTGGACTGGATGCCTTAATTTCAGTTAGCAAAGCTAAGTGGTCTGAGAATCCAAAAGGGATATGAAAAAGCTTAGATAGGGGGAATAAATTAAGCCATTCTTGATTATACAGTCCTCGATCTAACCTTTCATACACGAGATTACCCTGAAATCTGTTATTGCACCAAGTGAACTTTGGACCCTCAAAACCCAAGTCCAGTAAAGAGCAGTCATCAACAACCCGTTGGAATTCAATAATCTGAGTAAACGGTCTTGCACCCTTGCCCCAATACTCATCAGGATGAAGaatctcattaaaatcaccCATGAGAAGCCAAGGATAAGAACCAACAGAATGCAAATGACGTAAAAGATCCCAAGATTCCCACCTCTTTGCTGTCGCAGGGTGACCATAAAAACCAGTAAACCGCCATAGAGTACCCCCACTGTTCAGTAAAGCATCAATGTGGTGAGGAGAGAAAGTTTTAACTGTAACATCAATATGCTCATGCCAAAGCAGGGCTAAACCTCCTCCCAAACCTGTACGAGGAACCTCCACTCCTTGTGTCATCTCCAACTTCCTTTTCAAGTTAGCAAAACCATATTTATCAAGTTTAGTTTCACACAGAAATAAAACTTGGGGACCTTCTTCCATTGATAAACAACGAAGTTCAAGTACTGCCTCTGGGATCCCAAGCCCACGGCAGTTAAGGCTGAGAATTTTCATGGAAGAGAAGGGGGGGATTGAGTACCAACCCCAGTTAgaggacaaaaaaaaagggtatcaGATGGATCAATGGCTTGTTTTTTCTGATGTAGATGCAGTTTTACAGAGTGATTAGGATCATAATGCCGTTTAGAACTCAACACCTTCAGACTGGGAGACTGATTTGGATTCAAAACCATATCATCCCGAATAATACGTTTCCAACTACGTAAAGAGTGTTTTGTTAAGTCTAAATTCTCCACAGATTCAAATGACGTGCTCATCTCAATATCTTCCCCAACTTTAGAGTAATTATCTTCAAGCTTTTCAAAATTATCTTCAGTTAGATGCCTACCAGAAGGCCTAAGTTGGCTAGACTTTGAGTTTGAAGAGAAGTCTATCAGGATCCCCCTATGAATTTCGGTTTTATCTCCAATATCCAGCTTGCTAGTAGATTCACCCCTATCTCTTcctttcaaattcaaatcagACTCTGAATTAGAGATTAAACCGGATCTCAAATTCGCCTCATCTCTTTGAGAATTCAAAATCTGATTCGGACTAGGAATCCTATCCATTTCCGGctcacaaaaattcaaattaccTTCAGGGGGCATACCTGGCTCTGTTGGGTCATTGGCCCCAACCAACGGTATTAATTCAGTCGAAAGATGGCGGTGATGCAAGGATTCACCACGTTCCTTAGCCACCGAATggacatcatcatcatcctctgtTCTTGTTTCTGAGTGAGCACGGCTTGAGTCATTTTTCCGCAATCCCCTTGGAGCCGTAGAGCGAAGCCAAGGTCCGAATTGAAAATCCTCATCATCTAAAGAAAAATGTCCAGTTTTCAATTGAGGGCATTCCCGATCTTGATGACCCAAAATTCCACAGCGGTAACAAAAGATAGGAAGCCTTTCATATTTAAACACAACCCATTCATCATCTTAATATtcaatatttatcattttaccACGCATAAGTGGTTTGGTAATATCAATATTCACTCTAACCCGAAGAAATGGACCCCAAACAACTCCACTCTTAGGAGCATCAACAGTGATAAGCTCGCCCACCTCATTGGCTATCTTAACCCCCACTTCTCTGCTCATACTCTTAATAGGAATATTAAAGATACGAATCCAAAAGGCAGAATGAGTAAATGTGACTTTAGCTGGACTGACATCCCCAAAAAATCTTTTcatcaaaataagttttttatcaAAGGACCAAGGGCCTTTGTCAAAAACGACCCCTAGATGTTCTTCTGAAACAAAAatagcaataaataaatttttccCAACCTCTTTGATGTTGACCCCATGAGATCCACGCCAAAGATTCGCACATGTTGACTTGAAGGCATCCTTGTTGAAATCTCTGTTagtttgcaatttaaacaaaatgCTGAACTTGGCCTGCTGCTTAGACACAGCTACATCATGGGCTTCCACGGTCAGCACTCCTCTTTCTTCTGCAGATAACTTGAAACGTTTCCAAAGATCTTCCAAGGTTGCATCCATCCTGTCAGTAGAGGGGTGTAGGAAagggtaaagagtaaagaaaaaagaaatttttagaaaaaattgggGATAAAAAACCCCTGACCCTTACTGCAATCTGGTAGAAATTAGATCAGAAGAGTTGAAAACTCACAAAGGAGTGAGTGTGTATCTTCTACTGTCAAAGACTACGAAGagccagagagagagaagtttaTATATTGTGTCATctgtcttaaaaaataaatataaaagaaaaacattgtaTATTGtgttatgttatttaaaaaatttaaatcaaatttaattttagatttatagTATTTAACTTgaactttaaaatatatttatataaataaattgcgAACTGAATTGAGCTAATTTGAACTAATCTTGGGAATTATTCTACAAAATTggcttacatttttctttttcctttagaaCAAGTTCAAACTCAATTATCATTGGCTAATGGCCTAACTTATCATTTTCACAAAAAcctgatattttcttgaaaaaaaaaaatagcacttttctaatttaaaatgaaaattttggcagggaaaaaaaattgtgtcctTGTGTATGTTATTAATTCCCATGCCTTGAATGGAAAACAAAGTTG
It encodes:
- the LOC142624853 gene encoding uncharacterized protein LOC142624853 yields the protein MKILSLNCRGLGIPEAVLELRCLSMEEGPQVLFLCETKLDKYGFANLKRKLEMTQGVEVPRTGLGGGLALLWHEHIDVTVKTFSPHHIDALLNSGGTLWRFTGFYGHPATAKRWESWDLLRHLHSVGSYPWLLMGDFNEILHPDEYWGKGARPFTQIIEFQRVVDDCSLLDLGFEGPKFTWCNNRFQGNLVYERLDRGLYNQEWLNLFPLSKLFHIPFGFSDHLALLTEIKASSPVIPRGPKHSFFRFEALWTRNAECEAVIRSSWDIPQWGTPMYRLSQKIKAVRVALLQWGGRNVRGLFKSIAAKRKLLSSLESDCHLIPADSHRIQLRNATRAELNELICQEEAYWHQRSKVAWLQSGDRNTKFFHAVASHRRRRNEISKLKDSNGNWVSQQADLEALAIQYFQGIFTSVSSSSFQQVIQHMDRVVTPEMNSDLLEEFSDDEVKTALFQMHPTKALPDGMNPLFRHYWHIVG